The nucleotide sequence GGGGAGGTGAATCCTTGAAGGTCGGGGATGGGGACCTGGTGTGGGTTACGGGGTAGGGGGTGGGGCAAGAAGAAGGGGAGGAGTTGAGCGTTGGAGAGATCGAACCAGATGCATTAGATGCAAATAACCTGAATCCTGACCAGCAGTTAAGGACGACTGGATAGGGTTCGGAGGAAGGTTTGGGCTTCCGGGTGGGCACTGTTCAAAAAGGCTTCTGGAGGCCCTAAAAATACCAGTTCTCCTTCGCACATTAAGCCGATGTGGGATGCCAGTATCAATGCTTCCTGAATATCGTGCGTTACGAAAACAACTGTCTTACCTAACTCCTGCTGCAATCGCTTAAATTCCTGTTGCAGGTCCAGACGGGTAATGGGATCCAGGGCACCGAAGGGTTCATCCATCAACAAAATGGGGGGATCGGCTGCCAGGGCGCGGGCAACCCCAACCCGCTGCCGTTGACCACCGGACAGTTGGTGAGGATAGCGATGGGCAAATTGGGCTGGCTCTAACCCAACTAAATGCAGCAATTCATGGACCCTGGACTTGATTTGCCGTGGTTTCCATCCTTTCAGAACTGGTACCAGACCGACATTTCGTTCAATCGTAAAGTGGGGAAACAAACCCACTTCCTGAATGACATAACCAATCTGCCGCCTGAGTTGAATCGGATCCCAATCGGTCGTTGCCTTACCCTGAACTTCTACACGGCCACTGGTTGGCAGGTTCAGGTGATTGATCAGCTTCATGGTGGTGGTTTTACCAGAGCCACTGCGACCCAGAAGCACTAAAAAATCTCCACTGGCAATCGTAAAGCTTAGCCCGGACAGCAGACTACGCCCATTGACTGAAAATCCCACCCCCTTAAACTGGACGGCGATCGCCCCGTTGATAACCGGCATATTTCTGCCTGCCAGATTCATGAACCGTTGAGGAATTCCCCAATGCCAAACTTAAATGCTTCCAACTTATCACTGAAATAGCCTGCGACCATACAATTGCATGGTTGGGGTTCTACCTCCAAGCAAGTTCCTGACCGCTCTTTTTTCTACTTCCCCTTCTTATTTCCATGTCCAAGCACATTCTGATCATTGATAATGAACCCCACATTCAGGAAGTCACTCAAATTTGCCTGGAAACCGTAGCCAACTGGCAGGTGATTACAGCCAGTTCGGGTCAGGAAGGTTTACTGAAAGCCGAAGCAGACCATCCAGATGCCATCCTGTTAGACGTTATGATGCCGGATATGGATGGACCAACCACTTTCCAGAAACTCCAACAAAATCCTGCGACCCGAGATATCCCGGTCCTGTTTCTAACGGCCAAAGTCCAGGCCTCTGACCGTCACCGCTATGCAGAAATGGGGGTGCAGGGTGTGATTGCTAAACCCTTTGACCCCATGACACTGGCCAATCAAATTGCGCTGGCACTGGGGTGGAGTCTGTAATCGCCCTGGTTTGATGGTGCTGAATAGCCCTATGAATTGAAAGCCTTCAATTCATATAACGCTCAATCCATACCCAAAGTCAGCAACGCCCCGTTCTGATTTAATCTTTGCCAAGACGGAGTTGGGCCAGACGCTTTTGAGCGACTGGGTCAAGTGCATGGGCCAGAGAGCGACTGGGGAACTTACGTCCAGGTTTCTGGCGGCGCTGTACCCGACGATTAATGGCTGCCACGTCAGCCGCTAATTTCTCTGCTGACATCCATTCAGCTCCATAGCCCACGACGGTTAATTGCTGTGCCCGGTCAGAGGTTGCCACAATCAGTCGCTGGTTGAACTTACGAATGTCGTGGCGGAAGGCAGCGCAGGCTTTTTCTATGTAGGTGTCTGCGGTTTGCCCAAAGTCGGTGTAGCAAATGCAGAGGTTGGGGGTAATGACTTCTCGATTGCCAGCGGTGTCCCGGTACTGGGAATCAAATACCAGTTGGGTGTCGTATCCCTGGAAGGCACTGTAATTGATCAAAATTTCGGCTAGCTGGCGGCGAGACTCTTGCAATCCGTCGCGATCGCGCACCTCTCTCAAGTCAGTCCATGCCCCAACGACGTTGTAGCCGTCTACCAGTAAAACTGCCTGGGGTGAGGGGCGTGGCATAGCTCCAGGAAAAATCCTTTGAAAGACTTCAAGTATCGTTCATGGGTTGACGGTCCTGATTCCAGGGGTAAATGGGTTGAAACAAAACACCAGCTTATCTAGCCGGTTTGCAATGGCTGTTTATCTCCCCAGATACTCCCATCATCACACATTTCGTTAAGAAAATGTTACGAGGTTGAAATTTGCATCAACCGTTGCTTCAACCGTTGCGGGTCACCTTGGTCAACCACGTTGCCCTGTTCCAGTAAAAAAGCCCCATCACAATAGTCCAGTTCTCCCAGGCGATGGGTAACCCAGAGCGCCGTTAAGCCCCGCTGTTTCACCAGGCATCGCACCTGGTCCACCAGATCCAGTTGACTGTCCGGGTCCAGCAGGGCCGTGGGTTCATCCAGTAGTAAAACCTTACAGTGACGGGCGATCGCCCCCGCGATGGCGACCCGTTGCTTTTGCCCACCACTCAAAGCATAGATGGGTCGCCGTTGCAGGGGCAGCAAATTCACCGCATCCAGCGCTTCCTCCACGCGCTGGCGCACCTGATGCAGAGGCAAATGTTCATCCACCAGTCCAAATGCAACGTCTGCCCCCACCGTGGGCATGACTAACTGGTGATCGGGGTTTTGAAAGACAAAACCAACGGGCGGCAGGATGGCGATCGAGCCAGACTGGGGCTGAAGTAGCCCTGCCAGCAGCTTCAGCAGAGTGGATTTACCACTCCCGTTGGTACCCAGCAACATCCAGAACTCCCCTTCTGGAACATCCAGGGAGCAGGATGACAGCACGGGGTTGCCGCCATGCCAGCGAAAGCAAAGATCCTGGACATGAATGGCAGAGCGACTGGCTGTAGAAGGCAAAGAAGTCATTCTACCAGTGCAGCAAAACCAGGTGGTCTACCTGAGGAAGTGGCTGAGGTTGATTTCTCAGATACCTGAACCGCCGAGATTTCACTGCTGAGTACACTCACT is from Leptothermofonsia sichuanensis E412 and encodes:
- a CDS encoding ABC transporter ATP-binding protein: MPVINGAIAVQFKGVGFSVNGRSLLSGLSFTIASGDFLVLLGRSGSGKTTTMKLINHLNLPTSGRVEVQGKATTDWDPIQLRRQIGYVIQEVGLFPHFTIERNVGLVPVLKGWKPRQIKSRVHELLHLVGLEPAQFAHRYPHQLSGGQRQRVGVARALAADPPILLMDEPFGALDPITRLDLQQEFKRLQQELGKTVVFVTHDIQEALILASHIGLMCEGELVFLGPPEAFLNSAHPEAQTFLRTLSSRP
- a CDS encoding response regulator is translated as MSKHILIIDNEPHIQEVTQICLETVANWQVITASSGQEGLLKAEADHPDAILLDVMMPDMDGPTTFQKLQQNPATRDIPVLFLTAKVQASDRHRYAEMGVQGVIAKPFDPMTLANQIALALGWSL
- a CDS encoding NYN domain-containing protein — protein: MPRPSPQAVLLVDGYNVVGAWTDLREVRDRDGLQESRRQLAEILINYSAFQGYDTQLVFDSQYRDTAGNREVITPNLCICYTDFGQTADTYIEKACAAFRHDIRKFNQRLIVATSDRAQQLTVVGYGAEWMSAEKLAADVAAINRRVQRRQKPGRKFPSRSLAHALDPVAQKRLAQLRLGKD
- a CDS encoding energy-coupling factor ABC transporter ATP-binding protein, which translates into the protein MTSLPSTASRSAIHVQDLCFRWHGGNPVLSSCSLDVPEGEFWMLLGTNGSGKSTLLKLLAGLLQPQSGSIAILPPVGFVFQNPDHQLVMPTVGADVAFGLVDEHLPLHQVRQRVEEALDAVNLLPLQRRPIYALSGGQKQRVAIAGAIARHCKVLLLDEPTALLDPDSQLDLVDQVRCLVKQRGLTALWVTHRLGELDYCDGAFLLEQGNVVDQGDPQRLKQRLMQISTS